In one window of Mucilaginibacter auburnensis DNA:
- a CDS encoding DUF1624 domain-containing protein produces the protein MKTLIMNAVAPIAKKRIDSIDIVRGIVMIIMALDHTRDFFTDSSADPTDLTRVSTALFLTRFITHYCAATFVFLAGTGAFLSISRGKTKWEACKFLVSRGLWLIILELTIIHWGWGFGYFLQVIWAIGVSMIVLGVMVFLPVSVITALGLIMIFGHDLFDRLKPTDFTGAESTLWSFLHVQGVVKLFGEDVFILYPLIPWVGVMMAGYGFGKLYTIDAPTRKKYLRLIGCSAILLFVLIRSFNFYGDPSLWTEQGSVIRTVLSFINVSKYPPSLDYLLITLGPVILLLSFLEDVQNSLTNVAVLFGRVALFYYILHLYLIHGLAILIAAISGSTKGLSFSLPVVYLLWALVIFILYFPCRWFMQYKRTHNQWWLSYF, from the coding sequence GTGAAAACACTCATTATGAATGCTGTAGCCCCTATCGCCAAGAAACGTATTGATTCAATTGATATAGTGCGTGGCATTGTAATGATCATAATGGCACTTGACCATACCCGTGATTTTTTCACAGATTCTTCGGCCGATCCAACAGACCTTACCCGCGTTTCCACCGCGCTGTTTCTTACAAGATTCATAACACATTATTGCGCGGCAACATTTGTTTTTCTGGCAGGTACAGGGGCCTTTTTATCCATCAGCAGGGGCAAAACTAAATGGGAAGCCTGTAAGTTTTTGGTGTCTCGGGGCTTGTGGTTAATTATACTGGAGCTTACCATTATACATTGGGGCTGGGGATTTGGTTATTTTCTGCAGGTAATTTGGGCCATAGGGGTTAGCATGATCGTGTTAGGGGTGATGGTGTTTTTACCTGTTAGCGTTATTACTGCCCTGGGTTTGATCATGATCTTTGGGCACGATCTATTTGACCGGCTAAAGCCAACTGATTTTACCGGGGCGGAAAGCACGCTCTGGAGTTTTTTGCATGTACAGGGCGTAGTGAAGCTTTTTGGCGAAGATGTATTTATACTTTATCCGCTGATACCATGGGTAGGCGTAATGATGGCAGGCTATGGCTTCGGAAAATTGTATACCATTGATGCACCAACAAGGAAAAAGTACTTAAGATTAATTGGCTGTTCGGCTATATTGCTGTTTGTGCTCATCAGGTCGTTTAATTTTTATGGAGATCCTTCGCTTTGGACGGAACAGGGCAGCGTGATACGCACTGTATTATCATTCATCAATGTATCTAAATATCCGCCATCACTTGACTATTTACTCATCACTTTAGGGCCGGTAATTTTGCTGCTTTCGTTTTTAGAAGATGTACAGAATAGTTTAACCAATGTGGCTGTGCTTTTCGGCAGGGTAGCGTTATTTTACTACATACTGCACCTTTACCTTATACATGGTTTGGCGATATTGATAGCTGCAATTAGCGGCTCAACAAAGGGCCTGTCTTTCAGCCTTCCGGTAGTTTACCTGCTTTGGGCGCTGGTAATCTTTATTTTATATTTTCCGTGCCGGTGGTTTATGCAATATAAACGCACGCACAACCAATGGTGGTTAAGCTATTTTTAA